A section of the Hippea sp. KM1 genome encodes:
- the cobS gene encoding adenosylcobinamide-GDP ribazoletransferase, whose amino-acid sequence MSSLSFLTIIRINVDFDAKGSVKFFTLTGGLIGVGLYGLSYTPAPFRGFLMVFYLALISGGLHLDGLADASDAFFSHRSRDEMLRIMKDSRIGTFGVLALFFVLLGKYLGFNAIRNPLFLIFIPIYGRFVAVYLMKKLPYARESGTAKSFFKKFDIWDFLGGFIFVALSFFLFDPALMGMLNASFFLWGFFLFSYFKRRIGGITGDMIGFAIEITELFMLLLGVFYGL is encoded by the coding sequence TTGTCCTCCTTGAGCTTTCTAACCATAATCCGCATAAATGTCGATTTTGATGCCAAAGGCTCTGTTAAGTTCTTCACCCTAACAGGCGGTCTAATCGGTGTTGGCCTTTACGGTTTAAGTTATACCCCTGCCCCTTTTAGGGGTTTTTTGATGGTGTTTTATCTGGCTTTGATTAGCGGGGGGCTTCATCTGGATGGGCTTGCAGATGCCTCGGATGCCTTCTTCTCCCACAGAAGCAGGGATGAGATGTTGAGGATAATGAAGGATTCCAGAATCGGCACCTTTGGCGTTTTGGCTCTGTTTTTTGTCCTGTTGGGCAAGTATTTGGGTTTTAATGCAATAAGAAATCCGCTTTTTCTAATTTTTATACCCATCTATGGGCGGTTTGTGGCTGTATATTTAATGAAGAAACTCCCCTATGCAAGAGAGTCCGGCACGGCTAAGAGTTTCTTTAAAAAATTCGATATATGGGATTTCCTCGGCGGGTTTATTTTTGTGGCCTTGAGCTTTTTTCTGTTTGACCCTGCCCTGATGGGTATGTTAAATGCCTCTTTCTTTTTGTGGGGATTCTTTCTCTTTAGCTATTTCAAAAGAAGAATAGGCGGTATAACGGGGGATATGATAGGTTTTGCCATAGAGATAACAGAGCTTTTCATGCTCCTTTTAGGGGTATTTTATGGCCTCTGA